In the Bradyrhizobium guangzhouense genome, one interval contains:
- a CDS encoding autotransporter domain-containing protein: MSNIAGGRGISVKISRFRTAYAVFLATALIPAAARAEIQQGATFISQGPGPAIGDRNTVGSGDNPPNGTVSGAIEAIAADPSNANIIYAGSVNGGVWKTTDGGASWTPLTDQKSSLSIASVTLDPTDLTHQTIIVGTGATSNGGFASASTFTDPRNFGNLPGLIYYSTNGGASFTTIANPTLAGQSITDVAVRGQTILAASYEPRVMEAGGSFYSGGLYRSTNGGTTFTAVGGAGGSGLPAGPITSLVGDPANANIFYATVTASSAATNNQTAVYKSTDGGATWSAVFTSANTGLITAGTQTTIKLGVGANGVLAIGIVDLSTFKLTGLYYNATGGSGAYTALTAPNVNGGAQAPVNIALAVDPAHPNLVYVMGDNNFSSNGGINALAAYRVNASNNTSQALGDDTSTPTNTANGSTTHPDGRALTFDANGKLLLGVDGGIYSRTSPSTTGGVFQGMNNLATMELYSSAYDGNSKRVVIAAQDNGASLQSALGGQTFNQIQAGDGINARVNDRTLGTSSAIYTTTQFLGQPTRLIVDSLGNVTQRASVNFIGANPQNFTGPLVLNNVDPTRIAIESDGVSVTTDSLTGANGPSATTINLALTNLGGTGTFVTTIDYGTRNNTNALLAGSFSGVAFSSTAAASSLQQLGAYAGSAPTSVKLDLRSDQRFFVADSINLYGSTNQGTSFQNLTSNLPANFTRPTSLGFVDYNGVDALLVGGVNNADNAGSPLVVADSNAAGALSGWRRLGTGLPNTTVTSLAFDEKTDTLGVGTDGRGAYLLHDFSSNFDSALVLQFGLANNDSVPGASQLTNGNYASRPLVKYGTGTLTVSVASSYTGTTEVQQGTMAAGAANVFAAHSAFTVDSGAILSLNGFNQTIGSLAGSGATQLGPATLTTGNDNSSTAYAGVISGGGSLTKIGSGTFMLTVNNTYGGVTTVSNGTLEIANGGSITNSVSLTNAANFMVDSGGFATFGSVTNTATGIIAVAAGGTVHDDLNNAGLVNNSGNYFANVASNTGTIVNSGTWTGTINTSGSFSNTSGATVSGLLTNSGSASNAGTLNGGLTNTAGTFNNTGTINGATTIAGGAFSGTGSVGALAIGSGAVFAPGNGTPGSTMNINGSLAFSSGALFQVAVNPQTASLATVSGAATPGGASVQAFFSNGTYISKRYTIVSAGSVNGTFGSLSNVNLPANFSDSLSYDTAHAYLDLTLGFSTAPNFGSGLSGNQQAVANTLVNFFNSSGSIPIVFGTLTPSGLSQVSGEAATGSQQTTFNAMNQFLGVMTDPFIAGRGDPIAVGGSAMGYTDDESLAYAAKRRPDDALSTIYTKGRPAAPSFEQRWSVWAAGFGGSQQTDGNAAVVSNTTTSTLYATAVGADYRLSRDTLIGFALAGGGTSFSVANNLGGGRSDLFQAGSFFRHNAGPAYITAALAYGWQDVITDRTVTAAGVDRLRAEFNANTYSARLEGGYRFATRGIGLTPYAAAQVTSFDLPAYAERMIVGSNQFALAYNSQSITDIRSELGLRSDKAFAQDNGIVTLRSRLAWAHDFNSNRAIGATFQTLPGASFVVNGAAMASDSALVTASAEKKWLNGWSAAATFEGEFSNVTRSYAGKGILRYAW; this comes from the coding sequence GTGAGCAATATAGCGGGTGGGCGCGGAATCTCGGTCAAGATTTCGCGGTTTCGGACGGCGTATGCGGTATTCCTGGCAACGGCTCTCATTCCGGCGGCAGCCCGTGCCGAAATTCAACAGGGCGCCACGTTCATCTCCCAGGGGCCTGGACCGGCTATCGGTGATCGCAACACAGTAGGGAGCGGCGACAATCCACCCAATGGGACGGTGAGCGGCGCGATAGAGGCGATCGCAGCCGATCCCTCGAACGCCAACATTATCTATGCCGGCAGCGTCAACGGCGGTGTCTGGAAAACGACGGACGGTGGCGCAAGCTGGACACCGCTGACCGACCAGAAAAGTTCGCTCTCGATCGCCAGCGTCACACTCGATCCGACCGACCTGACGCATCAGACCATCATTGTCGGAACCGGCGCCACCTCGAACGGTGGCTTTGCGTCGGCCTCAACGTTCACCGACCCGAGAAATTTCGGGAATCTACCCGGCTTGATCTACTACAGCACGAATGGGGGCGCCTCCTTCACAACAATCGCGAACCCGACCTTGGCGGGTCAAAGTATCACCGATGTGGCTGTTCGCGGGCAGACGATTTTGGCGGCCTCCTATGAGCCGCGGGTCATGGAGGCGGGCGGCAGTTTCTATAGCGGTGGTCTTTACCGCAGCACCAATGGCGGCACGACTTTCACCGCGGTCGGAGGTGCTGGCGGAAGCGGCTTGCCCGCGGGGCCGATCACGTCTCTGGTCGGCGACCCCGCCAACGCCAACATTTTCTACGCCACCGTGACGGCGAGCAGCGCTGCGACCAACAATCAGACCGCCGTCTACAAGAGCACTGACGGAGGCGCGACCTGGTCCGCCGTGTTTACATCCGCAAACACTGGATTGATTACCGCTGGCACGCAGACGACGATCAAGCTTGGCGTCGGAGCCAATGGCGTGTTGGCTATCGGTATCGTCGACCTCTCGACATTCAAGCTCACTGGTTTGTACTACAACGCTACAGGTGGCAGTGGCGCCTATACGGCTTTGACCGCCCCAAATGTTAACGGCGGGGCACAAGCTCCGGTCAACATAGCGCTGGCGGTCGATCCCGCGCATCCGAATCTTGTTTACGTCATGGGGGATAACAACTTCTCTAGCAACGGCGGGATCAACGCGCTTGCCGCGTATCGGGTGAACGCCTCGAACAACACGTCGCAGGCGCTGGGTGACGACACGAGCACGCCGACCAATACGGCAAACGGGTCCACGACCCATCCCGACGGCCGGGCTTTGACGTTCGACGCGAACGGAAAGCTTTTACTCGGCGTCGATGGTGGCATCTATTCGCGGACCAGCCCGTCGACGACGGGTGGCGTGTTCCAGGGCATGAACAATCTAGCCACGATGGAGCTCTATTCCTCAGCGTACGACGGCAACAGCAAGCGAGTCGTGATCGCAGCTCAGGACAACGGGGCCTCGCTCCAATCGGCGCTCGGCGGTCAAACTTTCAACCAGATCCAGGCCGGCGATGGCATCAATGCGCGCGTCAACGACCGTACGTTGGGCACGAGCAGCGCCATTTACACGACGACGCAGTTCCTTGGACAGCCCACGCGCCTGATCGTCGATTCCCTCGGCAACGTGACCCAGCGTGCGTCCGTGAATTTCATTGGAGCCAATCCTCAGAACTTTACTGGCCCGCTTGTCCTCAACAACGTCGATCCCACCCGCATCGCGATCGAGAGCGACGGGGTGTCGGTAACGACAGACTCTCTGACTGGCGCCAATGGCCCGTCGGCGACCACCATAAATCTCGCCCTGACGAATCTCGGCGGAACCGGAACCTTTGTCACCACCATCGACTACGGCACGCGCAACAACACCAATGCCCTTCTTGCAGGCTCCTTCAGTGGCGTCGCTTTCAGCTCCACCGCTGCCGCCAGTTCACTTCAGCAGCTCGGGGCTTACGCTGGCTCTGCACCAACGTCGGTGAAACTCGATCTGCGATCCGACCAGCGCTTTTTCGTCGCTGACAGCATCAATCTTTACGGAAGCACCAATCAGGGTACGTCCTTCCAGAATTTGACCTCCAACCTGCCGGCGAACTTCACGCGGCCGACGTCACTCGGCTTCGTCGATTACAACGGCGTCGACGCGCTGCTCGTGGGAGGCGTCAACAACGCGGACAACGCTGGCAGTCCACTTGTCGTCGCCGACAGCAATGCCGCGGGCGCGCTGTCGGGATGGCGCCGCCTGGGTACTGGCCTGCCCAACACGACCGTCACATCGCTCGCTTTCGACGAAAAGACTGATACGCTCGGTGTCGGCACCGACGGCCGCGGCGCTTATCTGCTCCACGATTTCAGCAGCAATTTTGATAGCGCCCTGGTCCTGCAATTCGGCTTGGCAAACAATGATTCCGTGCCAGGCGCGTCGCAACTCACTAACGGCAACTATGCGTCCCGGCCGCTCGTCAAATACGGCACCGGCACGCTCACCGTCAGCGTCGCATCCTCCTATACCGGCACGACCGAAGTTCAACAGGGGACGATGGCCGCGGGTGCCGCCAACGTGTTTGCTGCCCACTCGGCCTTCACGGTCGATAGCGGCGCGATCCTGTCCCTGAACGGCTTTAATCAGACCATCGGATCGCTGGCGGGATCCGGTGCTACCCAGCTTGGGCCGGCCACGCTCACCACGGGCAACGATAATAGCTCAACGGCGTATGCCGGTGTGATCAGCGGTGGCGGCTCCCTTACCAAAATCGGGTCCGGGACTTTCATGCTCACGGTGAATAATACCTATGGCGGTGTGACCACCGTCAGCAATGGTACGCTCGAGATCGCGAACGGAGGCTCGATCACCAATAGCGTCTCGCTAACGAACGCTGCGAATTTCATGGTTGACAGCGGAGGCTTCGCGACGTTCGGCTCGGTCACCAATACGGCAACGGGCATCATTGCGGTGGCCGCGGGTGGCACGGTTCATGATGATCTGAACAACGCGGGTCTCGTCAACAACAGTGGCAATTATTTTGCGAATGTCGCCTCCAACACCGGCACCATCGTGAACAGCGGGACCTGGACCGGCACGATCAATACGTCGGGATCGTTCAGCAACACTTCCGGCGCGACCGTATCGGGATTGTTGACCAACAGCGGCTCGGCAAGCAACGCCGGCACACTCAATGGCGGTCTCACCAATACGGCCGGCACATTCAACAACACGGGCACGATCAACGGCGCGACCACCATCGCGGGCGGAGCTTTCTCCGGAACCGGCTCAGTGGGAGCGCTGGCCATCGGGAGCGGCGCCGTGTTTGCGCCAGGGAATGGCACGCCAGGTTCGACGATGAACATCAATGGCAGTCTGGCGTTCTCCTCCGGAGCCTTGTTCCAGGTGGCCGTTAATCCACAGACCGCTTCGCTTGCCACCGTGTCAGGTGCAGCGACCCCGGGCGGAGCCTCGGTTCAGGCGTTCTTCAGCAACGGCACCTACATCTCCAAAAGATACACGATTGTGAGCGCCGGCAGCGTCAATGGGACGTTCGGATCACTCAGCAACGTCAATTTGCCCGCGAATTTCAGCGACTCGCTCAGCTATGACACCGCGCATGCTTATCTCGATCTAACATTGGGCTTCTCGACTGCCCCGAATTTTGGCAGCGGCCTTTCCGGCAATCAACAGGCCGTTGCCAACACGCTGGTCAACTTTTTCAATTCCAGCGGAAGCATCCCGATCGTGTTCGGAACGTTGACGCCATCAGGCTTGTCGCAGGTTTCCGGCGAGGCCGCGACCGGGTCCCAGCAAACCACCTTCAACGCCATGAACCAGTTTCTTGGTGTCATGACAGATCCCTTCATTGCAGGCCGCGGCGATCCAATTGCGGTGGGCGGTAGTGCGATGGGCTATACCGACGATGAATCACTTGCCTATGCCGCCAAGCGCAGGCCCGACGACGCGCTATCGACGATTTACACGAAGGGCCGCCCGGCGGCTCCCAGCTTCGAGCAGCGCTGGAGTGTCTGGGCAGCAGGCTTCGGCGGTTCGCAGCAGACCGACGGCAACGCGGCTGTTGTATCCAACACGACGACTAGCACCCTCTACGCTACGGCCGTCGGTGCAGACTACCGCCTGTCACGCGACACGCTAATTGGCTTCGCGCTCGCTGGCGGCGGCACCAGTTTCTCCGTGGCCAACAATCTCGGTGGCGGCCGTTCGGATCTGTTCCAGGCTGGCTCCTTCTTCCGGCACAATGCTGGCCCCGCCTACATCACGGCCGCGCTGGCGTATGGTTGGCAGGACGTCATCACCGATCGGACCGTGACCGCCGCTGGAGTCGATCGCCTGCGAGCCGAGTTCAACGCCAATACGTACTCCGCGCGGCTGGAAGGTGGCTATCGTTTCGCCACGCGAGGCATTGGCTTGACGCCGTACGCGGCGGCGCAGGTCACATCGTTCGACTTACCGGCCTACGCCGAGCGGATGATCGTTGGTAGCAATCAATTCGCACTTGCCTACAATTCGCAAAGCATCACGGATATCCGCAGCGAGCTCGGCCTGCGCAGCGACAAGGCGTTTGCCCAGGATAACGGGATCGTCACGTTGCGGAGCCGGCTGGCCTGGGCCCACGACTTCAATTCCAATCGCGCGATCGGCGCCACGTTCCAGACCTTGCCCGGCGCAAGCTTCGTCGTGAATGGCGCGGCGATGGCATCGGACTCGGCGCTGGTCACGGCCTCGGCGGAAAAGAAGTGGTTGAATGGCTGGTCGGCGGCTGCGACCTTCGAGGGGGAGTTCTCAAACGTCACGCGCAGCTATGCCGGCAAGGGCATCTTGCGTTACGCGTGGTGA
- a CDS encoding outer membrane protein, producing MKRVALSLAILLTTAGAAFSADLAARPYTKAAPMVAAIYDWSGFYIGLNGGGGWSRKCWTNTSTLGGPTVPAFDEGCHDATGGIVGGQVGYRWQSANWVFGLEGQGDWANLKGSNASLASAPIFGFAATNQSKIDAIGLVTGQVGYAWSNVLWYAKGGLAIAHDKYEGILTATSVTFDRASETRYGGAVGTGIEFGFAPNWSVGVEYDHLFLGRRDLTFTSALPPAGGLSRTDSIRQDVDMVTARINYRFGGPVIAKY from the coding sequence ATGAAGCGCGTTGCACTTTCACTTGCTATTCTCTTAACGACCGCTGGAGCTGCGTTCTCCGCCGATCTAGCCGCTCGTCCTTATACCAAGGCCGCGCCGATGGTTGCTGCAATCTACGATTGGAGCGGCTTCTATATTGGCCTCAATGGTGGTGGCGGTTGGAGCCGGAAATGCTGGACCAACACGAGCACACTCGGCGGCCCGACCGTCCCGGCCTTCGATGAAGGATGCCACGATGCCACGGGGGGCATTGTCGGCGGGCAGGTGGGCTATCGCTGGCAGTCCGCAAACTGGGTTTTCGGCCTCGAAGGCCAAGGTGACTGGGCGAACCTGAAGGGATCGAACGCCAGTTTGGCGTCGGCACCTATCTTTGGCTTCGCGGCTACCAACCAGAGCAAGATCGACGCCATTGGTCTTGTCACGGGCCAAGTCGGGTATGCATGGAGCAACGTGCTCTGGTATGCGAAGGGTGGTTTGGCGATCGCTCATGATAAATACGAAGGCATCCTGACCGCTACGTCGGTGACTTTCGATCGCGCTTCCGAGACCCGATACGGTGGTGCGGTCGGGACCGGAATTGAGTTCGGTTTTGCTCCGAACTGGTCTGTCGGTGTTGAGTACGACCATCTTTTCCTGGGCCGCCGAGATTTGACGTTTACCTCTGCGCTTCCTCCGGCAGGCGGTCTCTCTCGGACGGATAGCATCCGCCAAGACGTCGATATGGTCACAGCGCGCATCAACTATCGGTTCGGTGGACCAGTTATCGCGAAGTACTAA
- a CDS encoding YqaJ viral recombinase family protein, whose product MTFLQSNGADAPNQIIRFNPYDRRHFIGGSDARIIMGDDQDALVRLWREKRGEVEPEDLADNLIVQLGTVTEVLNRAWYQKSSGQTIKDIQKRVRHPVHKWMAATLDGVVEQTGAVFEAKFMLPWAFTEEAAADKHMAQLQHNMWVMAARNAVLSIITGGGKWVEIKVHADPLYQHLLLTAEKKFWRCVQNGEPPLLFNIETPRPRLEAVKVVDMSASNQWAQLAATYLRTREAHGEHETAKADLKKAMPEDAKEATGHGIKAKRSKSGAISFEAQAMEVSHAPIQ is encoded by the coding sequence ATGACCTTCCTTCAATCGAATGGCGCGGATGCGCCCAATCAAATCATTCGGTTCAATCCGTACGACCGGCGCCACTTCATCGGTGGCTCGGACGCCCGGATCATCATGGGAGACGACCAAGACGCACTCGTCCGGCTTTGGCGCGAGAAGCGCGGCGAGGTCGAGCCGGAGGATCTCGCTGACAATCTGATCGTTCAGCTAGGCACCGTGACGGAGGTCCTGAACCGCGCCTGGTATCAAAAATCCTCGGGGCAAACCATCAAGGACATCCAGAAGCGGGTCCGCCACCCCGTGCACAAATGGATGGCTGCGACGCTGGACGGGGTCGTCGAGCAAACCGGTGCAGTATTCGAAGCCAAGTTCATGTTGCCCTGGGCGTTCACCGAGGAGGCCGCAGCGGACAAGCACATGGCCCAGTTGCAACACAACATGTGGGTCATGGCCGCGCGCAACGCGGTGCTCTCGATCATTACCGGCGGCGGCAAATGGGTCGAGATCAAGGTGCATGCCGATCCGCTCTACCAGCACCTGCTGCTCACAGCCGAGAAAAAGTTCTGGCGGTGCGTCCAGAACGGTGAGCCGCCCCTCCTGTTCAACATTGAAACGCCGCGCCCAAGGCTCGAAGCCGTCAAGGTCGTCGATATGTCCGCCTCCAATCAGTGGGCTCAGCTCGCGGCCACGTATTTGCGCACGCGAGAAGCGCATGGAGAGCATGAGACGGCCAAAGCTGACCTGAAGAAAGCCATGCCAGAGGACGCCAAAGAGGCGACCGGGCACGGGATCAAGGCCAAGCGCTCCAAGTCCGGGGCAATCAGCTTCGAAGCGCAGGCCATGGAGGTGTCCCATGCACCAATCCAGTGA
- a CDS encoding ERF family protein produces the protein MHQSSERIGTIAAALARAQAELMNPEKTLTAVIRSPFPREADRTFRYASLASGLDIVRKTLSQQEIATIQTTRTEQATGQIHLTTLLAHASGEWISSDLPVCAGKDVEAPHRMGAALTYARRYALFALVGIAGEDDLDAPDAVAGPLEPTEPAGVAGAKANPPKGVLNRSPVLPPERSAELLDHLLGELASQEASDDLLAWARTCLPLKNTLLEADARMLEVAYQKRLEEAAVPDASVPEQGPRPAANNSVVGRDLVEATGDFRPTVDPPRGNEAGLSFPKEPPRKRSKVHIAFVRAQACLICKTSPADAHHLKFAQPRALGRKVSDEFTVPLCRLHHQDLHRHGNEKAWWANMQISPLPIAKKLWDASPVHQMNGAAMPASTQRQLEVPGE, from the coding sequence ATGCACCAATCCAGTGAGCGTATCGGGACCATCGCGGCCGCCCTTGCGCGCGCCCAGGCCGAACTCATGAATCCGGAAAAGACCCTGACCGCCGTCATCCGGTCGCCCTTCCCGCGGGAGGCGGATCGCACCTTCCGCTATGCGTCCCTGGCTTCGGGCCTCGACATCGTCCGAAAGACGCTGAGCCAGCAGGAGATCGCGACCATCCAGACCACCCGGACCGAGCAGGCGACCGGCCAGATCCACCTGACCACCCTGCTCGCCCATGCCTCGGGCGAGTGGATCTCATCCGACCTGCCGGTCTGCGCCGGCAAAGACGTCGAGGCGCCGCATCGGATGGGTGCGGCGCTGACCTACGCGCGTCGGTATGCCCTATTTGCCCTGGTAGGCATCGCCGGAGAGGACGATCTGGACGCTCCCGATGCCGTCGCGGGGCCTCTCGAACCGACCGAGCCTGCAGGCGTTGCCGGGGCGAAAGCAAACCCACCGAAGGGCGTGCTGAACCGCTCGCCGGTTCTGCCGCCTGAACGTTCCGCCGAGCTATTGGATCACCTCCTCGGCGAGCTAGCCTCTCAAGAGGCGAGCGACGACCTCCTCGCATGGGCCAGGACCTGCCTTCCTCTCAAGAACACCCTTCTGGAGGCGGACGCTCGAATGCTGGAGGTCGCCTACCAGAAGAGGCTCGAGGAAGCCGCCGTTCCTGACGCTTCTGTACCAGAACAGGGGCCCCGGCCGGCGGCCAATAATTCGGTCGTGGGTCGAGATCTCGTGGAAGCAACCGGCGACTTCCGGCCGACTGTAGACCCCCCACGAGGAAACGAAGCCGGTCTTTCGTTCCCCAAAGAACCGCCCAGAAAGCGAAGCAAGGTTCACATAGCATTCGTTCGAGCGCAGGCTTGCCTGATCTGCAAGACGAGTCCGGCGGACGCTCACCATCTCAAGTTCGCACAACCACGTGCACTCGGGCGCAAGGTCAGCGACGAGTTTACCGTCCCTCTTTGCAGGCTGCATCACCAGGATCTGCACCGACACGGCAATGAGAAGGCTTGGTGGGCGAACATGCAGATATCGCCGCTGCCGATCGCAAAGAAGCTGTGGGACGCTAGCCCAGTGCACCAGATGAACGGCGCAGCTATGCCTGCCTCGACGCAGCGCCAGTTGGAGGTACCAGGCGAATGA
- the gmd gene encoding GDP-mannose 4,6-dehydratase, producing the protein MTKKRALITGVTGQDGAYLAELLLGKGYEVHGIKRRTSLFNTDRIDHLYLDPHEPNPAFRLHYGDLTDSSSLIRIVGQVQPDEIYNLAAQSHVAVSFEEPEYTANSDGLGTLRILEAMRIVGLEKKTRFYQASTSELYGLVQEIPQKETTPFYPRSPYAVAKLYAYWITVNYREAYGMYACNGILFNHESPVRGETFVTRKITRALARIHLGLQERLYLGNLDALRDWGHARDYVEMQWLMLQQEKPEDFVIATGVQHSVRDFVNIAASEVGMKIRWEGSGADEKGYNVANGKCVVSVDPRYFRPTEVATLLGDPSKAKEKLGWQPATSFESLVREMMKEDLESAKRDELIKQHGFRYFPRHE; encoded by the coding sequence ATGACAAAGAAACGTGCACTTATTACCGGTGTGACCGGTCAAGACGGCGCTTATTTGGCCGAGCTGCTCCTTGGAAAAGGGTACGAAGTTCACGGCATCAAGCGCAGAACTTCACTGTTCAACACCGATCGTATCGATCATCTCTATCTCGATCCTCACGAACCAAATCCGGCATTCCGCCTACATTATGGTGACCTTACGGACTCTTCGAGCCTAATTCGCATAGTCGGTCAGGTGCAGCCCGACGAGATCTACAACCTTGCTGCGCAGAGCCACGTGGCCGTCTCGTTCGAAGAACCTGAGTACACGGCGAACTCCGATGGCTTGGGCACCCTTCGCATTCTCGAGGCGATGCGGATCGTTGGGCTGGAAAAGAAGACCCGCTTCTACCAGGCATCCACATCTGAGCTGTACGGCTTGGTTCAGGAGATTCCTCAGAAGGAAACCACTCCTTTTTATCCACGCTCGCCGTACGCTGTGGCCAAGCTCTATGCCTACTGGATCACGGTCAATTACCGCGAAGCGTATGGGATGTATGCCTGTAATGGCATCCTCTTTAACCACGAATCTCCTGTTCGCGGCGAAACCTTCGTAACGCGAAAGATTACGCGCGCTCTCGCTCGAATCCATCTAGGCCTCCAGGAGCGGCTCTATCTCGGCAATCTGGATGCGTTGCGCGATTGGGGGCACGCGCGCGACTACGTCGAGATGCAGTGGCTCATGTTGCAACAGGAAAAGCCGGAAGATTTCGTCATCGCAACCGGCGTTCAACATTCGGTCCGAGACTTCGTCAATATCGCCGCGAGCGAAGTCGGCATGAAGATCCGGTGGGAAGGATCGGGCGCCGACGAGAAGGGTTACAATGTTGCGAACGGAAAGTGCGTAGTCTCGGTCGACCCGCGCTATTTCCGTCCGACAGAGGTTGCCACCCTGCTCGGCGATCCTTCCAAGGCGAAAGAGAAGCTTGGCTGGCAGCCCGCAACTTCGTTTGAGAGCCTCGTTCGCGAGATGATGAAAGAAGATCTTGAGTCCGCAAAACGAGATGAACTCATCAAGCAGCACGGCTTCAGATACTTCCCGCGTCACGAGTAG
- a CDS encoding WcaI family glycosyltransferase, translating into MRILLVGINYAPDLIGVAKYNTELCESLVDEGHEVRVISAPPYYPAWKVPANFDAAYFRAMDVNGVRVVRTPIYVPAHPSGGKRLAHHASFALSSMLPVLKEAISWRPDIVLSVAPSLMSAAFVSFIARRIGARSWLHIQDFEVDAAFDLGLLRSQKLRSAMLSVESAILRSFDRVSSISPQMVGRLREKGVAAVRTAEVRNWIDTSAVFPRPRQTQYRSQLGISESDIVGVYSGTMSNKQGLDLVIEAASALQVDHPNVHFILAGEGPHKAKLVDMAAGCARVHFLGLQPNESFNEFMATADFHLIPQKAEAADLVLPSKLGAVLASGRPVIAMASEGTGLAAEVEGAGLVIRPGDVGALASAICTLSADRERCEELGAEGRRRSIVRWDRRTIVRRWLNEMSAMHGSGSLPETSEIDSGAPAPMPMKDAVP; encoded by the coding sequence ATGCGTATTTTGCTGGTGGGCATCAACTACGCCCCCGATTTGATCGGTGTGGCGAAGTACAACACTGAACTTTGTGAGAGCCTTGTTGATGAAGGCCACGAAGTCAGGGTGATTAGTGCGCCGCCTTACTATCCCGCTTGGAAGGTCCCGGCCAACTTTGATGCTGCCTATTTCAGGGCCATGGATGTCAACGGCGTGCGTGTTGTGCGCACGCCCATATACGTGCCGGCACACCCATCAGGGGGGAAGCGTCTGGCCCATCATGCGTCATTTGCACTGAGCAGCATGTTGCCGGTGCTCAAGGAAGCCATCAGTTGGCGGCCCGATATCGTTTTGTCCGTTGCGCCGTCTTTGATGTCGGCCGCTTTCGTTTCCTTTATCGCGAGGAGGATTGGAGCGCGATCCTGGCTGCATATCCAGGATTTTGAAGTTGATGCTGCGTTTGATCTAGGTTTGCTGCGCAGTCAAAAGCTCCGCTCGGCTATGCTCAGCGTTGAGTCCGCCATCCTACGGTCTTTCGATCGGGTCTCTTCGATTTCGCCCCAAATGGTTGGTCGCCTGCGCGAGAAGGGCGTTGCGGCTGTACGGACTGCCGAGGTCAGGAACTGGATCGACACGAGCGCGGTCTTCCCTCGTCCGAGGCAGACCCAGTATCGGAGTCAACTCGGCATATCTGAAAGCGATATCGTTGGGGTTTATTCGGGAACGATGTCCAACAAGCAGGGGCTGGACCTGGTCATCGAGGCCGCGTCTGCGCTGCAAGTCGACCATCCAAACGTACACTTCATTCTGGCTGGTGAGGGGCCTCACAAGGCGAAGCTAGTCGACATGGCAGCAGGCTGCGCTAGAGTTCATTTCCTTGGATTGCAGCCTAATGAGTCTTTCAACGAGTTCATGGCGACTGCTGATTTTCACCTGATCCCGCAAAAGGCGGAAGCTGCAGATTTGGTGTTGCCCTCGAAATTAGGAGCAGTTCTCGCCTCAGGGCGGCCCGTGATTGCCATGGCCAGCGAAGGTACAGGACTCGCCGCTGAAGTTGAAGGAGCCGGTCTTGTTATTCGCCCGGGCGACGTTGGTGCGCTCGCGTCAGCTATTTGCACATTAAGCGCTGATCGCGAGCGCTGCGAAGAGCTGGGTGCCGAGGGGCGTAGGAGGTCAATTGTGCGTTGGGATCGCCGAACTATCGTTCGTCGGTGGCTCAACGAAATGTCGGCGATGCACGGATCAGGCTCTCTGCCGGAGACTAGCGAAATTGATTCGGGAGCGCCTGCGCCCATGCCGATGAAAGACGCTGTTCCGTAG